The Candidatus Methylomirabilota bacterium genomic sequence GTGCTCGAGCTCGGCAGCCGCACGATCTCGCGGGAGAGCATGCTCGCGTTCGCACGGGAGTTCGACCCGCAGTCCTTCCACGTGGACGAGGAGGCCGCGAGGCGCTCGATCTACGGCGGCCTCCTCGCGAGCGGCTGGCACACTTGCTCGCTCTGGATGCGGATCCTCTGCGACGGGCTCCTCACCGACACCGCGAGCCTCGGCTCGCCCGGGATCGACGAGCTCCGCTGGCTCAAGCCCGTGCGCCCGGGCGACACGCTCTCGGTGCGGATGACGATCCTCGAGGCGATCCCGTCGCGGAGCAAGCCCGACCGCGGGCTGCTCCGCTCGCTCACGGAGATGCGGAACCAGCACGGCGAGATCGTGCTGACCGCGCGCGGCCTCTCGCTCCTCGGGCGCCGGCCGGCCTGAGCCCTACTTGGCCTTCTCGAAGGCGTCCGCCGCGAGCGCGTTGAGCCCGATGCGCTGGTAGACGTATCCCTGCAGCATCCGGAGGTTCGGCTCACCCGGCTGGGCCGCGAGCGCGGTCTCCAGCTGCCGCCGGGCCTCGTTGTAGAGCCCCTCTTCGAAGAGCACCGCCGTCCGCATCACGACGAGCGTCACGGGCGAATAGCCCTCGGCGCGGTCGAGGAGCGAGAGCGTCCCCCGGATCCGTTGGGCCTCGCCCTCGGTGAGGATCTCGAAC encodes the following:
- a CDS encoding MaoC family dehydratase, with protein sequence MRYFEDFAPGQVLELGSRTISRESMLAFAREFDPQSFHVDEEAARRSIYGGLLASGWHTCSLWMRILCDGLLTDTASLGSPGIDELRWLKPVRPGDTLSVRMTILEAIPSRSKPDRGLLRSLTEMRNQHGEIVLTARGLSLLGRRPA